The Acidobacteriota bacterium region TGTTGAGATCGGGCATCTTCTTCTTCGCGATCTCTTCGATCTGCGAACGCGAGATAGTGCCGTTCTTTTCACGATTCGGTTTACTTGATCCTTTCGGAATTCCTGACGCCTTTCTCAAAAGATCGGCCGCCGGCGGCGTCTTCGTTTCAAAACTGAACGAACGGTCGGCGTAAACGGTGATCACGACCGGGACTTTCATATCCGGATCGTCGTTTTGCGTCTTGGCGTTGAACGCCTTGCAAAACTCCATAATGTTGACGCCGTGCTGACCGAGAGCCGGTCCGATCGGCGGAGCCGGATTTGCTTTGCCCGCAGGAATCTGCAGCTTGATGTAGCCTGTAATTTTCTTTGCCATTTCTTTGATTTACGATTCCGGTAACTTGACCGGAAATGTCCTCATTTGGATTTTAGATTTGGGATTTTGGATTGGAGATCAACCGCAATCACAAATCATAAATATACTTATTCTTCTTCCGCGAACGTGACTTTTTCGACGTCCAGGAAGTTGAGTTCGACCGGTGTCGAACGTCCGAAGATCGTAACCGTGACCTTCAAAGTCGTTTTTTCTTCGTTGAT contains the following coding sequences:
- the rplK gene encoding 50S ribosomal protein L11; its protein translation is MAKKITGYIKLQIPAGKANPAPPIGPALGQHGVNIMEFCKAFNAKTQNDDPDMKVPVVITVYADRSFSFETKTPPAADLLRKASGIPKGSSKPNREKNGTISRSQIEEIAKKKMPDLNTSNLESAMRTIEGTAKSMGLTILD